The following coding sequences are from one Agelaius phoeniceus isolate bAgePho1 chromosome 24, bAgePho1.hap1, whole genome shotgun sequence window:
- the CPTP gene encoding ceramide-1-phosphate transfer protein, which translates to MAAAAAGPFSLREVLDAFRRCVTEQREVLLEPYLSGWRGLIRFLQSLGAVFSFISKDAVAKVALLEGHQQQHGFVSLQSLVQHELAAGPAALRARSDSGCRTVLRLHRALRWLQLFLEGLRSGEPRTSVLCTDAYNASLAQHHPWVVRKAATVAFCALPSRDAFLEIMNVGSQEEAVAMLGEAIPYIGDVYSITQELFTQHKLLDLP; encoded by the exons atggcggcggcggccgcgggcccGTTCAGCCTCAGGGAGGTCCTGGACGCCTTCCGCAGGTGCGTGACGGAGCAGcgggaggtgctgctggagccctaCCTGAGCGGCTGGCGGGGGCTCATCCG cttcctgcagagcctgggcgCCGTCTTCTCGTTCATCTCCAAGGACGCCGTGGCCaaggtggctctgctggaaggtcaccagcagcagcacggctTCGTGTCGCTGCAGTCGCTGGTGCAGCACGAgctggcggcggggccggcggcgctgcgggcCCGCTCCGATTCCGGCTGCCGCACGGTGCTGCGGCTGCACCGCGCCCTGCGCTGGCTGCAGCTGTTCCTGGAGGGGCTGCGCTCGGGGGAGCCGCGCACCTCCGTGCTCTGCACCGACGCCTACAACGCCTCGCTGGCCCAGCACCACCCCTGGGTTGTCCGCAAGGCGGCCACCGTGGCTTTCTGCGCGCTGCCCTCCCGGGATGCCTTCCTGGAGATCATGAACGTGGGCTCGCAAGAGGAGGCCGTGGCCATGCTGGGAGAGGCCATCCCCTACATCGGAGATGTCTACAGCATCACCCAGGAGCTCTTCACTCAGCACAAGCTGCTCGACCTGCCCTGA